The Planococcus antarcticus DSM 14505 genome has a window encoding:
- a CDS encoding YesK family protein produces the protein MDLIIIGTIISLFLVVFSWIFYKRNSPFQYIIPLVFAILSIIVIIWSLDIGGWDGMGLGVIGLVFLGASIIVLLIISVLNFIKAN, from the coding sequence ATGGATTTAATTATCATAGGTACTATAATTAGTTTGTTTTTAGTCGTTTTTTCTTGGATTTTCTATAAAAGAAACTCTCCGTTCCAATACATTATCCCCTTAGTTTTTGCCATTTTAAGTATCATCGTTATTATTTGGAGCTTGGATATCGGTGGCTGGGACGGAATGGGATTAGGTGTTATTGGTCTCGTATTCCTTGGAGCTTCTATTATCGTCTTGCTTATTATTTCTGTATTGAATTTTATAAAAGCAAATTAA